In a genomic window of Suricata suricatta isolate VVHF042 chromosome 12, meerkat_22Aug2017_6uvM2_HiC, whole genome shotgun sequence:
- the PPDPF gene encoding pancreatic progenitor cell differentiation and proliferation factor: protein MAAIPSSGSLVATHDYYRRRLGSTSSNSSCGSAEYPGEAVPHHPGLPKADPGHWWASFFFGKSTLPFMATVLESPERSESPQASSGSIPCDPALEAMRKQPGGQPGTANTGPQS from the exons ATGGCAGCCATCCCCTCCAGCGGCTCGCTCGTGGCCACCCACGACTATTACCGGC GCCGCCTGGGTTCCACTTCCAGCAACAGCTCCTGCGGAAGTGCTGAGTATCCCGGGGAAGCCGTCCCTCACCACCCGG GTCTCCCCAAGGCTGACCCAGGTCACTGGTGGGCAAGCTTCTTTTTCGGGAAGTCCACTCTCCCGTTCATGGCTACAGTGTTGGAGTCCCCAGAACG CTCGGAATCTCCCCAGGCCTCCAGCGGTTCGATCCCCTGTGACCCGGCTCTGGAAGCCATGAGGAAGCAACCTGGTGGCCAGCCTGGCACAGCCAACACCGGTCCCCAATCCTGA